The Borreliella mayonii genome has a segment encoding these proteins:
- a CDS encoding vWA domain-containing protein, translated as MSINNYSALYFFLILLFIFFVCVLDFRRNIPFFKTLSFMYADNSYIQNYYIKKVLMTMFFILSLIFLILSILDISWGQKAVEDERSKLRISFIFDISLSMLSVDEGKIINRLESAKNMISLILSNFENAEYSLTIFKGKSVLVLPFSKDKNSLNKMLNYIEPDLISSPGSFLGDAVFSVISSVKDDSYYNFLVILTDGDDWGENNYYRFSKFVNNLKLESFVVGIGGSNPVLFNQNSSIKDKNGNLVKTGINEENLLLLASSLKGSYYNLYLKGINFVVNDIRNGIIRRTSNDIILVDVSRYKIFLVISLLFIFMYLFVRMIKWDETF; from the coding sequence ATGAGTATAAATAATTATAGTGCTTTATACTTTTTTTTAATTTTATTGTTTATTTTTTTTGTATGTGTGCTTGATTTTAGACGAAATATTCCGTTTTTTAAAACCTTAAGCTTTATGTATGCAGACAATTCCTATATTCAAAATTATTACATTAAAAAAGTTCTCATGACAATGTTTTTTATTTTGAGCTTGATTTTTTTAATTTTATCCATTTTGGATATTTCTTGGGGACAAAAAGCTGTTGAGGATGAAAGAAGTAAATTAAGAATTTCTTTTATTTTTGATATTTCTCTTAGCATGTTAAGTGTGGATGAAGGTAAAATTATTAATAGGCTTGAGAGTGCTAAAAATATGATTAGTTTAATTTTAAGTAATTTTGAGAATGCAGAATATTCTCTTACTATTTTTAAAGGAAAGTCTGTATTGGTTTTACCTTTTTCTAAGGATAAAAACAGTTTAAACAAGATGTTAAATTATATAGAGCCTGATTTAATAAGCTCCCCGGGGAGTTTTTTAGGAGATGCTGTTTTTAGTGTAATCTCTAGTGTTAAGGATGACTCTTATTATAATTTTTTAGTTATTTTAACAGATGGCGATGACTGGGGAGAAAATAATTATTATAGGTTTTCTAAATTTGTCAATAATTTAAAGTTGGAAAGTTTTGTGGTTGGGATTGGAGGGAGTAATCCCGTTTTATTTAATCAAAATTCAAGCATTAAAGATAAAAATGGGAATCTTGTTAAAACGGGGATAAATGAAGAAAATTTACTTCTTCTTGCCTCTTCTCTTAAAGGATCATATTATAATTTGTATTTAAAAGGGATTAACTTTGTTGTCAATGATATAAGAAATGGTATAATAAGAAGAACGTCAAACGATATTATACTTGTTGATGTATCAAGATATAAAATTTTTTTGGTTATTTCGTTGTTGTTTATTTTTATGTATTTATTTGTCAGGATGATA
- a CDS encoding vWA domain-containing protein, translating to MLTFNEPLYLFLLIIFPLIIYFNHFFKNRGGKIKFPISLYGNFNSLKLKDYRLNLMYFFTYSFLYLAAMVMVFALAGPSVSKKKMIHLSAGADIVIVLDISPSMGAVEFSSKNRLEFSKELIRSFISQRENDNIGLVAFAKDASIVVPITTDREFFNKKLDDIYIMDLGNGSALGLGISIALSHLKYSEALKRSIVVLTDGVVNSDEIYKDQVINLAQGLNVKIYSIGIGSSEEFSAEFKLRSGKFYQGSLKEVYDPSMLVEISNKTGGLFYSVNDDFSFQFAIQDFSKKENLERKIKIAVDNKDIYKEFLVLALCLLLIYFIFSKIFLKEIL from the coding sequence ATGTTAACATTTAATGAGCCTTTATATTTGTTTTTATTAATAATTTTTCCTTTAATAATTTATTTTAATCATTTTTTTAAAAATAGAGGGGGCAAGATAAAGTTTCCAATATCACTTTACGGCAATTTCAACTCTTTAAAACTTAAGGATTATAGATTAAATTTGATGTATTTTTTTACTTATTCTTTTTTATATTTAGCTGCAATGGTTATGGTGTTTGCTTTAGCAGGTCCTTCAGTTTCAAAAAAGAAGATGATACATCTTAGCGCTGGTGCTGACATTGTTATTGTTCTTGACATATCGCCTAGTATGGGGGCTGTTGAGTTTTCTTCTAAGAATAGACTTGAGTTTTCAAAAGAATTGATTAGAAGTTTTATTTCTCAACGTGAAAATGATAATATTGGTTTGGTAGCTTTTGCAAAAGATGCTTCAATAGTAGTGCCTATAACAACAGATAGAGAATTTTTTAATAAAAAGTTAGATGATATTTATATTATGGATCTTGGCAATGGTTCTGCTTTGGGGTTAGGTATTTCTATTGCGCTATCTCATTTAAAGTATTCTGAAGCTCTTAAAAGATCAATAGTGGTTTTAACAGATGGGGTTGTTAATTCAGATGAGATTTATAAAGATCAAGTGATCAATCTTGCTCAAGGTTTAAATGTTAAGATTTATTCTATTGGTATTGGAAGTTCTGAGGAATTTAGTGCTGAGTTTAAATTAAGATCTGGAAAATTTTATCAAGGAAGTCTTAAAGAGGTTTATGATCCTAGTATGCTTGTTGAGATTTCAAATAAAACGGGGGGGCTTTTTTATTCGGTTAATGATGATTTTTCTTTTCAATTTGCAATTCAAGATTTTTCAAAAAAGGAAAATTTGGAGAGAAAAATTAAAATAGCTGTTGACAATAAAGATATTTATAAAGAATTTTTAGTTTTAGCGCTTTGCTTATTGCTTATTTATTTTATTTTTTCAAAAATTTTCTTAAAAGAGATACTATGA
- a CDS encoding DUF58 domain-containing protein, which produces MIQDNEISSSTKTRIKALKFFSRKMLSELNFGGYRSIFKGLGLEFHEFRPYEDSDDARFIDWNVSSKADSIFSKVFKEDRGMNLHLLVDNSLSMSLGDKVNKKDVQDLLVSIFAHMAFFNNDKIGVTFFSSGTDKFIPSSKGHSHLGLILSETINRNLKPGSSLAYIFKNTAEYYKKRSLVIIISDFKANAYFKSLNVLSKRHNVIAIRISDFFDENFPKIGTLICEDIETGENFLVSGFSKPTLNDYKNYWTLDKIKWKKECIKKNISFIEIDTKEDVFKKLKILLKKG; this is translated from the coding sequence ATGATACAAGATAATGAGATAAGTAGCAGTACTAAAACTAGGATAAAAGCTTTAAAGTTCTTTTCAAGGAAAATGCTTTCAGAGCTTAATTTTGGTGGTTATCGTTCAATTTTTAAAGGTCTTGGTCTTGAATTTCATGAATTTAGGCCGTATGAGGATTCTGATGACGCTAGATTTATTGATTGGAATGTGAGCTCAAAAGCCGATAGCATTTTTTCAAAGGTTTTCAAAGAAGATAGGGGGATGAATCTTCATCTTCTTGTTGATAATTCGCTTTCTATGAGCTTGGGAGACAAGGTAAATAAAAAGGATGTTCAGGATTTGTTGGTTTCTATTTTTGCACATATGGCATTTTTTAATAATGATAAAATAGGCGTTACCTTTTTTTCAAGTGGAACAGACAAGTTTATACCCTCTAGCAAGGGTCATTCACACTTGGGATTGATATTAAGTGAAACGATTAATAGAAATCTTAAGCCAGGTAGCAGCTTGGCTTATATTTTTAAAAATACGGCAGAATATTATAAAAAAAGATCTTTAGTTATAATTATTTCTGATTTTAAGGCGAATGCTTATTTTAAATCTTTAAATGTTTTAAGCAAGAGACATAATGTTATTGCTATAAGAATTTCAGATTTTTTTGATGAAAATTTTCCTAAAATTGGGACTTTGATTTGTGAAGATATTGAAACTGGGGAAAATTTTTTAGTTTCAGGGTTTAGTAAGCCAACATTAAATGATTATAAAAACTATTGGACGCTTGATAAAATAAAATGGAAAAAAGAATGTATTAAAAAAAATATTAGTTTTATTGAGATTGATACTAAAGAAGATGTTTTTAAAAAACTTAAAATTCTTCTTAAAAAAGGATAA
- a CDS encoding AAA family ATPase, whose protein sequence is MKSSFQIDSEVENALHLINKFRREVASRVLGQKEMIDAILMGLLTDGHVLLEGVPGLAKTLAIQTVSDVLDLEFKRIQFTPDLLPSDLTGNMVYKSATSTFKVRKGPVFSNVILADEINRAPAKVQSALLEAMGERQVTLGDETHRLPDPFFVLATQNPIEQEGTYNLPESQLDRFLLKVNVHYPSVQDEVRLLKIFSVDGRLENIKVAKVMNAYSLADIKRTVGRVKVDDKIMLYIVTLISASRERDKKTYPFAKYIEFGASPRASLSLLKCARVNALYEGRIFVLPEDVKAVAYSVLRHRITPSYEAEVEEMSIDDIIRMLLSAVALP, encoded by the coding sequence ATGAAGAGTAGTTTTCAAATAGATTCAGAAGTAGAGAATGCGTTACATTTGATAAATAAATTTAGAAGAGAAGTTGCAAGCAGAGTTCTTGGTCAAAAAGAAATGATAGATGCTATTTTAATGGGTCTTTTAACAGATGGGCATGTTTTGCTTGAAGGAGTTCCAGGCCTTGCCAAGACTCTTGCAATTCAAACTGTATCTGATGTTCTTGATCTTGAGTTCAAGCGCATACAGTTTACCCCAGATCTTTTACCATCTGATCTTACTGGTAATATGGTTTATAAAAGTGCTACAAGCACTTTTAAGGTTAGAAAAGGTCCAGTATTTTCAAATGTTATTTTAGCAGATGAAATTAATAGGGCTCCTGCAAAAGTTCAGTCGGCTCTTCTAGAGGCTATGGGAGAAAGACAAGTAACTCTTGGAGACGAAACCCATAGACTTCCGGATCCGTTTTTTGTTCTTGCTACTCAAAATCCAATAGAGCAAGAGGGGACTTATAATTTGCCAGAATCTCAACTTGATAGATTTTTATTAAAAGTTAATGTTCATTATCCATCAGTGCAAGATGAAGTAAGACTTTTGAAAATATTTTCAGTAGATGGACGTCTTGAAAATATTAAAGTTGCAAAGGTGATGAATGCTTATTCGTTAGCTGATATTAAGAGAACGGTTGGTAGAGTAAAAGTTGATGACAAAATAATGCTTTATATTGTTACTTTAATCTCAGCATCTCGCGAGAGAGATAAGAAAACTTATCCGTTTGCCAAATATATTGAATTTGGCGCATCTCCTAGGGCTTCTCTTAGTTTATTAAAATGTGCTCGTGTTAATGCTCTTTATGAGGGGCGAATATTTGTTCTGCCAGAAGATGTCAAAGCTGTTGCTTACAGTGTGTTAAGGCATAGAATTACACCATCTTATGAGGCAGAGGTAGAGGAAATGAGCATTGATGATATTATTAGAATGCTTCTTTCTGCTGTAGCGCTTCCTTAG
- the rsmG gene encoding 16S rRNA (guanine(527)-N(7))-methyltransferase RsmG, whose protein sequence is MISDIEFALSQHNFQFTYKDLEKINLYIKRILLLNTRFNLISNSNSNFNSILNLHVIDSLLGLSTVKEINPSEILDVGSGAGFPGIILSIFDTSRKYYLLERSKKKSTFLKMIKLELDLENVKILEYEIEREKKKYEFITIRAFRSMNEYALILKSLLKRGGLIMAYKGKFDRINLEVNQIKDLFSKIEVKSLNSRLRVDRNLVLLYR, encoded by the coding sequence ATGATAAGTGATATTGAATTTGCCTTATCACAACATAATTTTCAGTTTACTTACAAAGATCTTGAGAAAATAAATTTATATATAAAGAGAATTTTGCTTTTAAATACCAGATTTAATTTAATTTCAAATAGTAATAGCAATTTCAATTCTATTCTTAATCTACACGTTATAGACTCTCTTTTAGGATTGTCTACTGTTAAAGAGATTAATCCTTCTGAAATTCTTGACGTTGGAAGTGGTGCTGGATTTCCAGGTATTATTTTATCTATTTTTGACACTTCTAGAAAATATTATCTTTTAGAGAGAAGTAAAAAAAAGTCTACTTTTTTGAAAATGATAAAATTAGAACTTGATTTAGAAAATGTAAAAATTTTAGAATATGAGATTGAAAGAGAAAAAAAGAAGTATGAGTTTATTACAATTAGAGCTTTTAGAAGTATGAATGAATATGCATTAATTTTAAAGAGTCTTTTAAAGAGAGGGGGATTGATTATGGCATATAAGGGTAAATTTGATAGAATTAACCTTGAAGTCAATCAGATTAAAGATTTATTTAGTAAAATAGAAGTAAAGTCTTTAAATTCAAGATTAAGAGTAGACAGAAATTTGGTTTTGCTTTACAGATAA
- the mnmG gene encoding tRNA uridine-5-carboxymethylaminomethyl(34) synthesis enzyme MnmG translates to MDFDAIVIGGGHAGIEAALALSRLNFKTLMITQNLDTIGKLSCNPAIGGLAKGNMVREIDALGGEMGRIIDFSMIQFRVLNKSRGPAVQAPRAQADKLMYQTKAKETLERQGNLDLFQDTVVDFILNSMRNEIEGVVTERGNKFRSSVVVLTTGTFLRGKIFIGEYRADMGRLAEFSAYGLDKTLLGLGFEMGRLKTGTPARIHKKSVDFSKIEVQFGDSDIIPFSFSNAKLDKSQLSCYVTYTNKKTHEIISENMHLSPLYSGEIVGNGPRYCPSIEDKIVKFKDKDRHQIFIEPEGFNTEEMYLNGLSSSLPEDIQQKLINSIEGLEHAVITRPGYAVEYDYINPIELYPNLESKRVKGLFIAGQTNGSSGYEEAAAQGLMAGINAALRLQNKKPMILTRTSSYIGVLIDDLVTKGTKEPYRMFTSRAEHRLNLRHDTSDKRLIKIGYDLGLVDEERYSRYLFKERRVEEIKELLKQRRLSLKDVVDEQLKKHVSKDFYHILKDPSISLDNLIKIDPSLSDSKVILEQVELDIKYEGYINRQKDLIKKLDNLELVKLPFDFNYEIIEGLSREAREKFSKVQPATLAQASRIPGIRSTDITVLLIYFSNPKNKVVINFSL, encoded by the coding sequence ATGGATTTTGACGCGATTGTTATTGGAGGAGGGCATGCGGGGATTGAAGCTGCCCTTGCTCTTTCAAGGTTGAATTTTAAAACTTTAATGATTACTCAAAATTTAGATACAATAGGTAAGCTTTCTTGTAATCCCGCTATTGGTGGGCTTGCTAAGGGCAATATGGTTAGAGAAATTGATGCTCTTGGTGGTGAAATGGGTCGTATTATTGACTTTAGTATGATTCAGTTTAGAGTTTTAAACAAAAGTCGTGGTCCTGCAGTTCAAGCTCCACGCGCGCAAGCTGATAAATTAATGTACCAAACCAAGGCTAAAGAAACTTTAGAGCGTCAAGGTAATCTTGATCTTTTTCAAGATACAGTTGTTGATTTTATTCTTAATTCTATGAGAAATGAAATTGAAGGTGTTGTTACAGAGAGAGGCAATAAGTTTAGATCAAGCGTTGTGGTTCTTACAACGGGTACGTTTCTTCGAGGTAAAATATTTATTGGTGAGTATAGAGCTGATATGGGTAGGCTTGCTGAATTTTCTGCTTATGGGCTTGATAAAACTTTACTTGGTCTTGGATTTGAAATGGGCAGGCTTAAAACGGGCACTCCGGCAAGAATTCATAAAAAAAGTGTGGATTTTTCAAAGATAGAGGTTCAATTTGGAGATTCAGACATTATTCCCTTCTCTTTTTCAAATGCTAAGTTAGACAAATCTCAACTTTCATGTTATGTAACCTATACCAATAAAAAAACTCATGAAATAATTAGCGAGAATATGCACTTGTCACCCCTTTATTCTGGCGAGATTGTGGGTAATGGCCCAAGATATTGTCCTTCTATTGAGGATAAAATAGTAAAATTTAAAGATAAGGATAGGCATCAAATTTTTATTGAGCCTGAAGGGTTTAATACCGAAGAAATGTATCTTAATGGTCTTAGCTCTTCTTTGCCCGAAGATATTCAGCAAAAATTGATTAACAGTATTGAAGGCCTTGAGCATGCTGTTATTACAAGGCCTGGTTATGCTGTTGAATATGATTATATAAATCCAATTGAACTTTACCCAAATCTTGAGAGCAAAAGAGTTAAAGGACTTTTTATAGCAGGTCAGACCAATGGTTCTTCAGGATATGAAGAGGCAGCAGCTCAAGGGTTAATGGCTGGAATTAATGCTGCTCTTAGGCTTCAAAATAAAAAGCCAATGATTTTAACAAGAACTAGTTCTTATATTGGAGTGCTTATTGACGATCTTGTTACTAAAGGCACTAAAGAGCCTTACAGAATGTTTACCTCTAGAGCTGAGCACAGACTTAATTTAAGGCACGATACTAGTGACAAACGTTTGATTAAGATTGGATATGATCTTGGACTTGTTGATGAGGAGAGATATTCAAGATATCTTTTTAAGGAGAGGAGAGTTGAAGAGATAAAGGAGCTTTTAAAGCAAAGGCGCCTTAGTTTAAAAGATGTTGTTGATGAGCAATTAAAAAAACATGTTAGTAAAGATTTTTACCATATTTTAAAAGATCCTTCTATTAGTTTAGATAATCTTATAAAGATTGATCCTAGTTTAAGTGATTCAAAAGTAATTTTAGAACAAGTTGAACTAGATATTAAATATGAAGGTTATATTAATAGACAAAAAGATTTGATTAAAAAACTTGATAATCTAGAGCTTGTTAAGCTGCCATTTGATTTTAATTATGAGATTATTGAAGGTCTTTCAAGAGAAGCTAGAGAGAAATTTTCTAAAGTTCAACCAGCTACCCTTGCTCAAGCAAGTAGAATTCCTGGAATAAGAAGTACAGACATTACTGTTTTGTTAATATATTTTTCAAATCCTAAAAATAAGGTAGTTATAAATTTTTCTTTATGA
- the mnmE gene encoding tRNA uridine-5-carboxymethylaminomethyl(34) synthesis GTPase MnmE has translation MSKFFERDDDIVALATPFLSSALCVIRSSGSSSISKFSKIFSNPSALNSAPGNTIHYGYILDNENDCKVDEVVVCLYRAPKSFTGQDAIEVMAHGSVIGIKKIIDLFLKSGFRMAEPGEFTLRAFLAKKIDLTKAEAIHEIIFAKTNKTYSLAVNKLSGALFVKIDAIKKCILDFLSAVSVYLDYEVDDHEISIPFDLILSSKAELKKLINSYKVYEKIDRGVALVLAGSVNAGKSSLFNLFLKKDRSIVSSYPGTTRDYIEASFELDGILFNLFDTAGLRDADDFVERLGIEKSNSLIKEASLVIYVIDVSSDLTRDDFLFIDSNKSNSKILFVLNKIDLKINKSTEEFVRSNVLNSSNLIMISTKNLEGIDILYEKIKDLISYERVEIGLDDIIISSSRQVQLLEKAYALILDLLSKIDHQVSYDMLAFDAYEIINCLGEITGEVSSEDVLDNMFKNFCLGK, from the coding sequence ATGAGTAAGTTTTTTGAGAGAGATGATGATATTGTAGCTCTTGCAACACCTTTTTTAAGTAGCGCCTTATGTGTGATTCGTAGCAGTGGTTCTTCTTCTATATCTAAATTTTCTAAAATTTTTTCAAATCCTTCAGCTCTCAATTCAGCACCTGGAAATACGATTCATTATGGTTATATATTAGATAATGAGAATGATTGCAAGGTAGATGAAGTTGTTGTTTGTTTATATCGAGCACCAAAAAGCTTTACGGGGCAAGATGCTATTGAAGTTATGGCACATGGTTCTGTGATTGGGATTAAAAAGATTATAGATTTGTTTTTAAAAAGTGGGTTTAGGATGGCTGAGCCTGGCGAATTTACTTTGCGAGCATTTCTTGCTAAAAAGATTGATCTTACAAAGGCAGAAGCAATTCATGAGATTATTTTTGCCAAGACTAATAAAACTTATTCTCTTGCAGTTAATAAACTTTCTGGAGCTTTGTTTGTTAAAATAGATGCAATAAAAAAATGTATTTTAGATTTTCTCTCAGCTGTTAGTGTTTATCTTGATTATGAGGTTGATGATCATGAGATTAGCATTCCTTTTGACTTAATTTTAAGTAGCAAAGCTGAGCTTAAAAAATTAATTAATTCTTATAAGGTTTATGAAAAAATTGATCGTGGTGTTGCTTTGGTTTTAGCAGGCTCTGTTAATGCTGGAAAGTCTTCGTTATTTAATTTGTTTCTCAAAAAAGATAGATCAATTGTCTCTTCATATCCAGGGACTACAAGAGATTATATTGAAGCAAGTTTTGAGCTTGATGGTATTTTATTTAATCTTTTTGATACAGCAGGACTCAGAGATGCTGATGATTTTGTTGAGAGATTAGGAATTGAAAAAAGTAATTCTTTAATAAAGGAAGCATCTTTAGTAATTTATGTGATTGATGTTAGTTCAGATTTAACAAGAGATGATTTCTTATTTATTGATTCAAATAAATCTAATAGTAAAATATTGTTTGTTTTGAATAAGATAGACTTAAAGATAAATAAATCCACTGAGGAATTTGTTCGCTCAAACGTCTTAAATTCTTCAAATTTAATAATGATTAGTACTAAAAATTTAGAAGGAATAGATATTCTTTATGAAAAAATAAAGGATTTAATCTCTTATGAGAGAGTAGAGATTGGGCTTGATGATATAATAATATCATCAAGTCGTCAGGTGCAGCTTTTAGAGAAAGCTTATGCTTTGATTTTAGATTTACTTAGTAAAATTGATCACCAAGTAAGTTATGATATGTTAGCATTTGATGCTTATGAGATTATTAACTGTTTAGGGGAAATAACAGGAGAAGTTAGCAGTGAAGATGTTCTTGACAATATGTTTAAGAATTTTTGTTTGGGGAAATAA
- a CDS encoding flagellar protein FlbF, translating into MKTKLETELKEVLKKELLLVEEIYNSYLKIKENIENKNEIELKEVANKTKKLLENFKEIESKRDEIWKKFTKNENFKSTYEAVEKLTTIYKKEIYDYLHKLKIGILNIKNLNYIIQNYVNTSLDMLSIIFQDIQESVENVTYKNPYGPKIGRLNEASVLINKKL; encoded by the coding sequence ATGAAAACAAAACTTGAAACTGAACTAAAAGAAGTCTTAAAAAAAGAACTTCTCTTGGTAGAAGAAATATATAATTCATACTTAAAAATAAAAGAAAATATCGAAAATAAAAATGAAATAGAGCTTAAAGAAGTTGCAAACAAAACAAAAAAATTGCTTGAAAATTTTAAAGAAATTGAAAGCAAAAGAGATGAAATTTGGAAAAAATTTACCAAAAATGAAAACTTTAAGTCAACTTACGAAGCTGTAGAAAAATTGACTACAATTTACAAAAAAGAAATATACGACTATCTACACAAATTGAAAATTGGAATACTGAATATTAAAAATTTAAACTACATAATACAAAACTATGTAAACACGTCCCTTGACATGTTATCAATAATATTCCAAGATATCCAAGAAAGCGTAGAAAATGTAACTTACAAAAACCCTTACGGGCCAAAAATTGGACGCTTAAACGAAGCTTCCGTTTTAATAAATAAAAAACTTTAA
- the flgK gene encoding flagellar hook-associated protein FlgK, translating to MDSTFSGIEIGKRSLFAHKDAMNTVGHNLSNATKPGYSRQRVIMKTETPLYAPQLNRAKKQGQLGQGIVVQSIDRVKDELLNTRIIEESHRLGYWTSQDKFISILEDVYNEPEDQSIRKRLNDFWESWHDLANQPQGLAERKIILERGKSFCEGIRNRFHSLERIYIMANDEIKITTDEANNYIRNIANLNKQIAKSQAMKDNPNDLMDARDLMVEKLGNIISISIENKQDPNEFLIHSEGRHLVQGSIANEFKLEATNGPTRTRWNILWANNDKAYLKTGKLGSLLNIRDEGVKNEINELNNIAVNIIEIVNEIHEAGHGMDKKNGRSFFSQELKLTDDRGRYDTNGNGQFDSVHIFKINSTNEIFPEEKLGFYGTLKFGATNSNEIIEIPYNAPDTVQDVINRINNSDSQVTARINSEGKLEIKAVKEQEDENITFRIKHIEDSGLFLTKYTGILNTSGPEGAYDYKNIDTTGKLALKSTYSISPLKNPAAWIKVADTIDSDPSKIASGIRNPTNEISIGDNQAALRISSFGNSQIMIGKNLTLNDYFANTASNIAIKGQISEITKESQSQILKDLTDLRMSISGVNKDEELANMIEFQQAFIAASKFITVSTELIDTVINKMGV from the coding sequence GTGGATTCAACATTTTCAGGAATAGAAATTGGCAAAAGAAGTTTATTTGCACATAAAGATGCTATGAATACAGTTGGACACAATTTATCCAATGCTACAAAGCCTGGATATTCAAGGCAAAGAGTAATAATGAAAACCGAAACTCCTCTTTATGCTCCACAATTAAACAGAGCCAAAAAACAAGGACAATTAGGCCAGGGAATCGTGGTTCAATCTATAGACAGGGTAAAAGATGAACTGCTTAATACAAGAATTATTGAAGAATCGCACCGACTAGGATACTGGACTTCACAAGACAAGTTTATATCAATATTAGAAGATGTTTATAACGAACCTGAGGATCAATCAATAAGAAAAAGATTAAATGATTTTTGGGAAAGTTGGCACGATCTAGCAAATCAACCACAAGGTTTAGCAGAAAGAAAAATAATTCTAGAAAGAGGCAAATCTTTTTGCGAAGGAATAAGAAATAGATTCCATTCGCTTGAAAGAATTTACATAATGGCAAATGATGAAATAAAAATTACAACAGATGAGGCAAACAATTACATTAGAAACATTGCAAATCTTAATAAACAAATTGCAAAATCTCAAGCAATGAAAGATAATCCAAATGACTTAATGGATGCAAGAGACTTAATGGTTGAAAAATTAGGCAATATAATAAGTATATCAATTGAAAACAAACAAGATCCCAATGAATTTTTAATCCACTCAGAAGGAAGACACCTTGTGCAAGGTTCAATTGCGAATGAATTTAAACTAGAAGCTACAAACGGTCCCACCAGAACTAGATGGAACATTTTGTGGGCAAATAATGACAAAGCTTACCTTAAAACGGGAAAGCTGGGATCTTTGCTTAACATAAGAGATGAAGGGGTTAAAAATGAAATCAATGAACTAAATAATATAGCTGTCAACATTATAGAGATTGTTAACGAAATACATGAAGCAGGACATGGAATGGACAAAAAAAATGGAAGAAGCTTTTTTTCTCAAGAACTAAAACTAACTGATGATCGAGGCAGATATGATACTAACGGAAATGGCCAGTTTGATTCAGTTCATATTTTCAAAATTAACAGCACAAACGAAATATTTCCAGAAGAAAAATTAGGATTTTATGGAACTCTTAAATTTGGGGCTACAAATAGCAATGAGATTATAGAAATACCCTACAATGCTCCAGATACGGTTCAAGATGTGATAAATAGAATAAACAATTCCGATTCACAAGTTACAGCAAGAATTAACTCAGAAGGCAAGCTTGAAATCAAAGCAGTTAAAGAACAAGAAGATGAGAACATAACATTTAGAATTAAACATATAGAAGATTCTGGATTATTTCTAACAAAATATACAGGAATATTAAATACATCTGGACCTGAAGGAGCTTATGATTATAAAAATATTGACACAACAGGCAAATTGGCGCTCAAATCAACTTATTCAATCTCACCTCTAAAAAATCCTGCAGCATGGATAAAAGTTGCAGACACAATAGACTCAGATCCCTCAAAAATAGCATCAGGAATTAGAAATCCAACAAATGAAATATCTATTGGAGATAACCAAGCAGCGCTAAGAATCTCCTCTTTTGGAAATTCTCAGATTATGATTGGCAAAAATTTAACACTAAATGATTACTTTGCAAATACAGCATCAAATATAGCAATAAAAGGACAAATTTCAGAAATCACAAAAGAAAGCCAATCTCAAATACTAAAAGATTTAACAGATCTAAGAATGTCTATTTCTGGAGTAAACAAAGATGAAGAACTTGCAAACATGATCGAATTTCAACAGGCATTTATTGCAGCAAGTAAATTTATCACTGTTTCTACTGAACTAATAGACACAGTAATAAATAAAATGGGAGTATGA